The sequence aaccacttacacaaaaaaaataagagagagatttatgcgttttgctgctgttaatgcagcaaataatgttaaagcaaatgtccggtagttgttctaaatggccggaattcttgaggactgccggtcattttgactggggacaaaaaagtctagtggAAACACTGCTTGATACTATTCTGTCTCACTTTCTTCATTAATGGAAGGCAAGAACGTGAAGAAATAGGAAATGGTGCCAGAGCTGTGCTCTCCGTATCCATGCTACCCGTTTCCACCAGAGCCCCCTGGACAACACCAAAAGTgtggtgttgtgttgtgtttcgCCATGTTTACAACAAGAACTTCCTGTACTCAAAAGACCAAGAATCCTTGCAAATAGAACATGTGCAATACACAAATTAATGTTCCTTTCGATGGGGATATCCCGATAGGCGTATAATGACCAAATATTTGGGTTAGAAAAGGAGTAGCCCAGGGTTCATATTTgggcttttaaaaaacagaatatgagCATATTCCGGTTTTTCAAAAGGGTTATTGGTGTTTACATGGCCGTGTGCAACCAGGTTATTGCTAATATTCTGGTAATGAAAGGGTTATTGgctgcatgtaaacatagtCTGTTTTTCCTTGTGATTCTCCAGTGTTTTTTGCCTTCCTGTGGATTTTGCTTTTGATGGATTTTGTTTTAAGTAAGTTTTGTTTAGTAGATTTTCCCTGAGATCCTCCTAAGTTGGTTTTTCACTGTGTTGGATTtagtttgtttcattaaattCTTTTAAGTTTTCTTAATTTGGGtccttcttgtgtttttgcttttttgccacAAACCCTGACAACATCCCAATGTTGTGTCAATCCCTGCTTTGTGAATCTCACCCTTTGATTCATACAAGTTGTAATCAAAGCACTGGAAGTTCAGATTTTCGAACTCGCATGTATTCAGCCTCAGTAGTTTATATTTCAATAAATGCCATCAAAATATTGGGTCTTAAgcattcaaatgtaaaaaatacatcCAACATTGTGCAACGGGAAGCATAAACTGTCAGGTACTTAAATCCATAACTTTAAGAGCTGGTTCAGTCCTTATGTAACACTGAAAAATAGGGTCCAAATGGATGTCAGTCCTCTGTTTGAACTCCAACATCGAAGCATGTGCAGAATAAACTAAAGCATGAGTTATAAATACTACGATCTTCTCCGTGTTCTCCTCCAGACACAACATTCAgtcaaaaacatgtaaatttaGAAACAACAGGATCTAGCTGTTTCCCTCCCTGCTGTCATGTTTACTGGTGTTTTGTGTATTTCAGTCGTCCACTCTTTGATCCCCCGCTCTCTCACTGTATTGGAAATAGACTTTGAAAGTTTGACCATCCAACTGACATGTGTGTATTCAGCAGGTTGTGGGTGTGTGAGCGTCGTGGGTGTTGTTCATGCTGATTGTGTGAATGTTAATCTGGTCAGTGTGTCTCTGAAAGGGTGTGAACAGAGTAAAAAGTGCAGTCGTCACAGCAGAGGAAAGGACAAGGCGATAAGGAAGAGGAACCGCTCCCCGCCTGCTTCAGTTTCCTGAGAAGAGCCTGGCTGTCTGCCACCAAAACCCCACCCCAACACTGGCACCCCCACCCAAAACTCAGACCCACTGAGAGGAGAGGCAGTTGGACAGTTTGTCCAGAGTAGACGGTTTAGTTCAACACagacaagaggaagaaagtttgATTCTCCAATTGGTGAGAGAAAGAGAATTTGGGGTGAATCCAACAACAAAAAGTTTACCATGAAAGTGgaatcattttcttttctaaaagtTTCTTGCCAGCTGTTAAAGTTTTGATGATCTGTACTCACGGACCCTGAACAAAAAACTATAAATGCTGCAGTATCAATGCCCAAATTAcccaaatttccccaaattttcacCCACTCAAATAAAGAGTGCAGTAGTTTATGAGGGCcactttaaaaagttgaaaaagataaagaagagacatttatttttaagaagaaaacaTACAAATTTAAGTATCATAAAGTTGTAAAGCTGTGGGAAAGAAAATATTTGAACTTTTCAAGTTTAAGTAGTCCTAAATATTACTTTATAAACATGAAAATTACaaatttttaaagtcatacaacTATGACAAACCAAATcgaaaaacagtgaaaacaaaaaacccaaTCAAATGTATTAAATAGTCCCTGCACTTTTTTGTATAGGCAgtttttgagtcattattcaaagcagttcctgtctatAGTGACACAGAGGGCAACATCAcgggccctctgtgtctctttctctctattatcaGATGTTGTGGCCGTCTCCACTGCTAAGACATGCCTACCTTTGGCTGAAACAGCCTTTCCCCAATGCATTGTGAATGAACAATATGGTGGccaatgctaagctagcagcagaaacgatcgaaaatagaataaaaatggattaaaaagtgttGAATATTGACGTTGCTAGTGTGGAATTGATCTATAACtgccctggaaagtcacccatgTTCCAGACTCACTGTAAAAGCCTCCataagagctacaaaggcatggatagcatcattagagcagacaacggctagcttcagaGGGAATAAAAGTAAGTGGCTGTGATTTATTGTTCGAAGttgtttaactttaaatatcCTGTCTCTTTTTGACAATGTTGTTCTCAAAGAGTTAAATTCCACTTCTTTTCTAAATATACATGGCAATTGCCCTCTCCTGGTTAAAATTGTATACTCCGGGCAGTAGATGGCCTAGAGGTTTAAGGTGCGTCCCATAAACGAgggcggcccaggtttgaatccagctTTTgaccctttcctgcatgtctctcctcactctctcgtccttgtttctgactctatccactgtcgtCCTCTATCAATTAAGGcacaaaaatcccaaaataaatgtttaaaaaatgtttactgCAATTgagtttttctcaaaaatttctGTCTGATTTAGCGCTCTATGACGTATGCGGTGCCATCTGTAGTCACtacagagctcaacagttacCGCCCACTTTTACCACAACCATTAACTTCACTAGCAGCAGACCACGGCTGAAATTAGCAAACAattaggattgtgggtaatgaaGTGCTTTTGACTGAgtctgtgaaaaaaacaaaatttctttAAACAAGGTTGATAACATACTTGCTTGTTTCTTCAACATGTGAGTTTATCAATcagtgggtcgggacccaaaagggGGTCAAGAGCTGTCTATGTAGAaacacatccatacattttaattttgtcaaGACATTCAGGCACCTttgatggaacaaaacatggGATTGAACAAAGAgtccaaaaatgaaaatgttaaaaagcttATTATTATAGCAACCCTGGTAGGATATGAACACGTATACTGTacttaattttgtttctgtggaaGCATGCAAATTTCTGTTGCCTTCTGTAGATCATGAGAAATAAGTACAtcatcatgggaaaaccagCGTTGTTGTACAAAAATAACAAGATAAACATGgcgagatcttgagaaaacaaaaaaaagttagtcATTACAAAAGTTAGatgaaataacataaaatatgcAAATGAATATCAGTTTAGGGTTCCACTTTTTGCCAGCCAGGCAAACATTTGCGACCCACAGAAAGCAGCTCcaaagttgagaaccaatgTCCTCAACATCATAGAGAGTAAGGGCGCAGTCACATGAGGCCATCAGTGACCCCCCATGAAAACAATAATTAttcagacaaaaagaaaaattatgaaccaggctgtaaacatgtttattcctGCTGTAGAAATCGGCATTTTAATATGGGGGTAGATGGGACTTTTGCTGGTCCTACAGAAACCCCCTAGTGGGCATCAGAGAAATTGCACTGTGATTATAGATACTGAGACTCGAGGATGACCTTCACTTCTACCTAAAGAGGAAATTAAAATTTAGTGTTGATAAGAGTCTCAGATCCATGTTTATGACATGACCTGCAGATGTTGTTAAAACCTCGCCCTATGTCTCTGGTGGTCCCActcccccctctcctccctctttaaTCCAGTCTTAATGAGTCCAGGATCAAAGTGAACTCAGCTGATATGGATGTTTGGGAATGTGTGACCCCTAAAATCCCCTCTGTCACCGCGCTGCAGTGTATCGGTCAGCCCTGCAGGGCCATGGGAAGAGGGAGCGgcttaacctggcacgccaccCGCCCCGTGAGATGGTCATGTAATGGAAAATGTTCAGAGCCAGTGGGCAGGCAAATGGACCATGTTACTGAAGATGCAGGAAGGACATCAACCAACAATCCGTGATAAGGATTTCTAGTTTACCATCACTATTTTCGTGATTCATGGAGAGAATACAGTGATAGAAAATCTGTTTATCACACAAACATAGACCAAATGTGTCAGTTTCACTTCCATTTTTCCTAACTTGTTGACCAAGAGAAAGGGTGTGTTAAAGAGAGTTAGTTCCTCATGATCCATCCTGCAGACTCTCCAGAAACCCCAAACAGAGAGTGAAGTAATGAGACCAGGACTGCTCATGTGTTTCTCTCACCTCGCCCTTCCTCCTAGCTTTAATCTCCTCCCTTCATGTGTTTGTGCTCATATTGTTCTCACGGAGAGCCAGGACCCCCCACCCACCGCCACTGAGCACTCACTCCtcctaaaacaaagataacaaAACTAGCAGAACACTGAAAGGCAGATGAAACTTCAGCAAAGAGGATGCAATGGATGGACTGTTTTGCATTGTTTGCAATAAAGATGATGCATTGTTGTGTATTTATTCTTGGTTGATTTATGTTCACATCGAAATATTGTAAAGTAGTCCAAAGCTCACAGCAATGACAGGATGTCCTTTCCTCATTATGTTATAGCCTGCTTTCCCCACTGTGCTTAGCTAAACAAATGCAGTGCACTACCTATTTGCTGCGCTTTACATCCAAATGCCAGTCAGGTGGTTAACCTGCTCACTTGGATtacaattattttattaactGTTGTTATCAAACTTGCCTGGTAGCCTGCTACTGCTGTTGTTGCTTTCAATAAATGACGCTTAGCGCAAGTTCAAGCAGGAatatttttccttcatttgtCCTGCTCTGTAATCAGCTGGGCGTCTCTTACGTTCTAAACAAATCCCATTCTATTATGACCTCtctccatccaatcatcctgctgctgtcatacTTAAAAATCTGTTCCCCTCTCCATTGCTTCAgtgaccctcctccacccagccaACTCCATTTCAGCTCATCAGCATTAGATCTAGGTCCTCACaagtcttcttcttcttaccTGCGTAATGAAGCCTAGCTTTAGGTCATGCAGaacacagtagtcatacgcccagcgttgatcagctgatggccagctgatcctaattattgcctcccagctctcacagccaatcacacctCTTGCTCTCAACACTGTTGTTTGTTTGAATATGAGAttcttctcactaatccctgctagCATTAATGCAGATGCAACACCCAACTCCTGCTGGTTCTGGCAAAgctcaacctcctccaccccagcctcttcctttatagcataaagctttgtgcaccctcatattcagattcatgctatgtattaattgctttggaaataattttaTTGCATTCAATACACAGGGatcatcttttgagcagagccttctctgccaggTGAAACCGTATCCATTATACAATAATATGGTTAAATGAAGGATGAGAGTGCTCCTGACTGAAATAATATTACAATAGTATGCTTCTTCTTGTGTTCACTCATTTTCAACTTTACCTTTAACCTCTTCAGATAGAAAAATTTTCTTCAGGCTTTCAAACATGTCTCCATCTTTGAAGCATAAAGACGATTCAGACATGAAGGGAATGCTGCAGAACATTTGGATTTTAACCAACGTTGTGCTTTGTCCCCAGTGGATTAGCAGCTAATATAAATGCatgaagtgttttttatttgaatattcATTATGATGCAACAAGCTGAAGTTTGGCATACTGCGAGGTTAAACTGGGACACAAAGTAGAATATGACTTCATATGAGCTGTAATGCCTGCAGAGGTCACCACGCCTCCTCTGACTCAGAGTTTGATCTTTAAACTGTTAGGAAgttacataaaaacaattaaacctGCAGCCGGAAGCCATTATGAGCTTCACTGGTAAGATAAAGAAACACCAACACCAGGCTCCGTCACTGTTCTTTTAATTCTGAGTGAACAAAGTGATCAAACACATAAATATGAACACCCTGCAAACAGAGCTGAAGAGTGACAACACCATCAACATATTTTATATAGAAACGCTTCTTCTGAAGCAATATTTCACCTCGTTTAGGTTCAGAATCATTCACAATTCTGTCAGCGTCCTTTCAAAGTCcatttgtcattaaagtgcATTCAGACGGCATCTCTGCTGGTCATGTGAACGCTCATCCAGCTCACACGAAGCTTTCTCGACGGGCAGCCAAGGGACAGTCCTGCTGAGCCGACGGGACCCGTCAATCTTTGCAGGTCACAGCAAAAGAGTCTCAACTTCAACAGACACAAGGAGATGACAGATAGGGCAGGGCATGGTGTTAAATTTCTGATCTGGTGAATCACTTTCTTCTTAATTTGTCCCAATCGGATTATAACAGAGCCTTTTATCACAGTTATACTGCATTACATAAAGACGATGTTTATCTAGAAGTTGGTGGGGTTGTTAATAAAATCTGATGTCTTTTTGAGCCCATGTGCTGGTTTAATGTGTTATTTTAGTGATtcaaagtgtcatttaaaacaagacaCAGCCTGATATAGATGCCAAGATCCAATTTTGATGCCAATATCAAAACAGGGTCTGACTTTTACTAGAATcacatcaaaattaaaattctggtattgaggtgtgtgtgggggggtctGTTTTCACTGAACAAAGCTAGCGCACCTAACTGAGAACAAGGTTCATTTTCTATTTTACTGTCTACCTTATTACGACTTAAGGGATGtactttttttggaaaatgaaaCTTGGCTTGAAATTAACTGATTTGCTGGAACACTGCTACAGTATCAATGGTGTTTTATAAACCCCGAGGCTTGGGCACTTTTGTGGATAACATATAAATACACACTCAgctaataataatcacaatcaTTAAGCAAACCTAATTAGGATAACTTTTTGCCATGTTCTCACTTTCATAGCTGTCGTTCCATCTGAAGGATAGTCAGTCCATATTGTGCTCCTCTTGACTAGTGGactttaattgcattttttcagTATTGTGATTGGATTTAATATACCATTAATGATGTAcaagtaataaatcattctatattatagccaacacaatattagatagattaaactaaggctgagtcatttaaaaacatctaattgtgtttttctttaactcACATTGCTAATTCAATATAAACTGTTGTGTTgaaggaatgatcatttttgtcattctcttTTTTACtaagaaaaacagacacaaatgaGGAAAGTAGGATATGTGGCAAACTGttacagaaaaactgacaaatgaACGtttacatctctgctgcaaaaaatgagcagatattttgacacattttgggttaaagaaatattgcaccttttgtgattttaaaattgcagtaGAACatgatttaatctgaatttcgattaactgcccagccttAATAGGGATGAGTCCAcaactgtttcttctgtttttttttcttttcagaggGCAATATCTGACCTTTACCTGGATATTTAAAAGAATGATGGATGTTGCTAACATTTGCACTAAAGTGAGGCTCTTAGACGCAGTATCTGGGCTTTTATGCTGACTAGTACTGCCAGAGCAAACAAAGCTGTTAATGGACATTCTAGGAATAAATACCTGGGCCAATTATTCATCTTAGTTACTCAGTCCTTATTTAAGTTTGATAACTGAAAAGCTTTTCAGGCTCTGTGTTAAGAAgttaatggttttaaaaaggatttttaaaatcttattctAAAAGTTGCCTTTTATAGGGTTTTGTAAGATTCATAAATGATTGTCTTGGCAGCAGAAGAAGCTAACATTTCTTCTTCTAGCATTTGTGAGATAGTAAATTACCTCCCCAGGTGTACAAAGAACATCTTCATATAAGGCAAAGCAGTTTTTACCTctatgattgattaataaatgATTTATGAGGATTAAGTTATCTTAAAGAACACAATCAGCCATTGTCGTTAagttttaacataaatatttcatgatttttctaCACTTTGAGTAATGCATTCATTACTTCAACAAAAGGCTCAAACATGCCAAACATTACGGATTGTTctaacagcagcagcatcaacAAAGTCAACTCAATTTCTATTGTAGTGTCCTGGCAGCCTACAAAGAATGCAACATGACACGCAGTTTTGGACCCATCATGCTGttcttattttcctctcttGTTGTTTGTGTTGGCATGACCAAAGAACAAGGAACAGGGAAGATGACAAGGAATCAAGGGTGTTTCACAGgaatattttcttgatttccCATCACTTTTCTCACACACCTCAACAGTTGTTTATCAGAGAGGAAACAGTGGTTACTTAATATGCATGCGCATATGTTGTGCTCTAACTTGTTTCAACACAGAGTTTATGCCTCACCACCTCTAAATGCTGTTGAATAAAAGTGATAGATGTCATATCTGACCagctaaaaattaaaatttactGCAAGATTCAATGGGATAACTGGTGcttgcatgctgttaggacactTATTGAAATCAGAATTTGTCTGAATGATCTTTCTGTCATTGGGACATCCCCGTCTTTCTGCTTCTGACTAACTCAGAAGGATAGATGCCATATAAGAATGATTAGTGTGACTGTGCTCTTATCTTAGCCCGTCATAGCTTATTATCTTCCCACAGGAAGGAAAGTCCTCTACCAGTCATCTCACTCATAGTTTCCATCATTAGCAGCCATCTTTGatttgtgtttacatgtttcTTGGCCTCATTTTGCTTCCTGTTTTCAGCCATTCCTCTGCATGTAAACTTCTGGACCAATCTCCTTTTTTTGTGCAACATGGATGGAGAATACTCTCATCTCTTTGTTCTAATACTGTCACGTCTGCCATCTCTATACAAGCTTTggtagaataaaaatataaagattGTTTCTGAATGTAGAAGCAGcacatatttttacaaaatgaCTTAAAACAGATGAGTCAGAGCTCATTTTAAGAGTTCAGTAAACTTCATAGCTTGCTGCTGAGCAGCACAGCTCTGGACTTTGTTCAGATTGACTTGTTGCTGTTGACTTTCAGGGACCTAGGGGCAAAATCAATCCTGCTGCCCTCCTCTGACCTGATCCCACCGGAGGGATCAaactcagccaatcagaggccaAATGATTAGTTCTGTAGATCCACCTCACGTGTTCTTTAGCTCCCACAtcatctcttcttcttctgctgccgcagcatcttcctcctcttcatgaTCATGGCGTGCAGCTTCTCCAGACCCTCCTGCAGACCCTCGCCGATAATGGCACATGCCGGCTGAAGGTGCCAGGGTGTCGCCGTGCTTAGCTCACCCAGAGCCAGCATGCTCTCCATCTCTGCCAGGCTTAGCGAGTTCCTTAAGTCCTGTTTGTTTGCCACTACCAGCACCGGCACGCCCTGGTTCTCAGCCAGACGTGTGATCTTATGTAGCTCGGTTTTGGCCTCCTCAATGCGTTCTGCGTCCACAGAGTCCACCACAAACACGATGCCATCAGCACAGCGGGTGTAAGAGCGCCACAGAGGCCGCAGCTTCTCCTGACCACCCACGTCCCAGAAGTGGAAGGAAGCGGTCCGCCTGCTGCCTCCCAGT comes from Cheilinus undulatus linkage group 16, ASM1832078v1, whole genome shotgun sequence and encodes:
- the arl4ab gene encoding ADP-ribosylation factor-like 4ab, encoding MGNGLSDHHFLCLPSFQALHIVILGLDCAGKTTVLYRLRFNEFVNTVPTKGFNTEKIKVSLGGSRRTASFHFWDVGGQEKLRPLWRSYTRCADGIVFVVDSVDAERIEEAKTELHKITRLAENQGVPVLVVANKQDLRNSLSLAEMESMLALGELSTATPWHLQPACAIIGEGLQEGLEKLHAMIMKRRKMLRQQKKKR